The proteins below come from a single Cryptococcus gattii WM276 chromosome D, complete sequence genomic window:
- a CDS encoding uncharacterized protein (Similar to TIGR gene model, INSD accession AAW43148.1), producing MEKRTYLRNALLAGKPGIGMWLTLPGSALAKTVATIPGFNWILIDAEHGQITDRDYFDLNNHITAEGVSPIIRIPADEPWLIKRALDSGAHGLMIPMCHNAEVAKKVVSSSKYAARGTRGCGSPFTQMIFGVPEAQYEATCNDNLLVIVQIESAEGVKNVESIAAVDGVDVLFVGPFDLAKSMDIEFGGKEHEAAIARTLKACKDSGKKAAIFCMTGAQSKKRLQQGFDMVSIATDTDSIIREFSRQLEDVKP from the exons ATGGAAAAGCGAACCTATCTCAGAAACGCCCTTCTCGCTGGAAAACCCGGTATTGGCATGTGGCTCAC CTTGCCTGGGTCCGCGTTGGCCAAGACCGTAGCCACTATCCCTGGCTTCAACTGGATTCTCATTGATGCCGAGCATGGCCAGATTACAGACAGGGACTACTTTGAT CTTAACAATCATATCACCGCTGAAGGCGTTTCACCCATTATCCGTATCCCCGCCGATGAGCCCTGGTTGATAAAACGGGCCCTCGACTCAGGAGCTCATGGATTGATGATTCCTATGTGCCACAACGCT GAAGTCGCCAAAAAGGTCGTCTCTTCCAGCAAATACGCTGCTCGAGGCACTCGAGGATGTGGTTCACCTTTCACTCAGATGATCTTCGGTGTCCCTGAGGCTCAATATGAAGCGACTTGCAACGACAACTTGTTGGTCATTGTCCAAATCGAGTCTGCAGAGGGTGTGAAAAATGTGGAGTCCATTGCTGCTGTCGACGGAGTGGACGTTCTTTTCGTTG GCCCCTTCGATCTTGCCAAGTCAATGGACATCGAGTTCGGTGGCAAGGAACACGAGGCAGCTATTGCTCGAACCCTAAAGGCTTGTAAAGATAGCGGCAAGAAGGCAGCCATCTTTT GCATGACCGGCGCCCAATCTAAGAAGCGCTTGCAGCAAGGCTTCGATATGGTTTCGATCGCCACCGATACTGATTCCATAATTCGAGAATTCTCCAGGCAGCTCGAAGACGTGAAGCCCTAA
- a CDS encoding (S)-2-hydroxy-acid oxidase, peroxisomal (Glycolate oxidase), putative (Similar to TIGR gene model, INSD accession AAW42912.1), with protein MNRHVLNNGVYTLSDLEEESKKTLPQMVHEFYNGGAMDMITCRENVEAFNQYRIRPRILVDVGNIDMSVEIFGQKVAAPLGFSPTAFQRLAHPDGEIATSMAASKAGIPMCLSTYSTTSIEDVVTAGQGAIPYVMQLSVMKSREANLEIIRRAEKAGCKAVFVTVDCAVLGRRLNEARNNFTLPDHIELPHMPADCDWRNLVVEDDRLKYDASCTWKTLVDWARSHTKMQIWLKGVYTAEDVILAIEYGIDGVVVSNHGGRQLDSVTATLDALPEVVEAAAGRIPVHIDSGIRRGTDIFKALALGADHVWLGRAVIWGLAHDGEAGVSLAINLLLDELRTTMTLAGCANIKQITKAHLARRGLDGRLHKL; from the exons ATGAATCGTCACGTACTCAACAATGGCGTCTATACGCTCTCCGACCTTGAGGAAGAGTCCAAAAAGACTTTGCCCCAAATGGTCCACGAGTTTTACAACGGTGGGGCCATGGACATGATCAC TTGCCGGGAGAATGTCGAGGCATTTAACCAATACAGAATTCGTCCCCGTATTTTGGTCGATGTTGGCAATATTGACATGTCGGTAGAGATTTTTGGCCAAAAG GTTGCGGCGCCTCTTGGATTTTCTCCCACTGCTTTTCAAAGACTAGCTCATCCTGATGGGGAGATAGCAACGTCAATGGCGGCTTCCAAAGCTGGCATCCCTATGTGTCTTTCTACCTATTCAACGACTTCTATTGAAGACGTCGTGACCGCCGGTCAAGGGGCCATCCCTTATGTGATGCAATTGAGTGTGATGAAGTCACGTGAAGCGAACTTGGAAATTATCCGCAGGGCTGAAA AGGCGGGATGTAAGGCTGTTTTCGTAACTGTAGACTGTGCAGTCTTGGGAAGACGACTGAACGAAGCGCGAAATAATTTCACTCTCCCAGACCATATCGAATTGCCTCACATGCCCGCTGATTGTGACTGGCGTAACTTGGTGGTAGAAGATGACCGCCTGAAGTATG ATGCTTCCTGTACCTGGAAAACTCTTGTAGACTGGGCGCGATCACACACCAAAATGCAAATTTGGCTTAAGGGCG TGTATACTGCAGAGGATGTCATTTTGGCTATTGAATACGGCATTGATGGCGTGGTAGTATCGAACCACGGTGGTAGACAACTCGATTCAGTGACAGCTACTTTAGACGCCCTGCCTGAAGTGGTCGAGGCTGCTGCCGGGCGTATCCCTGTCCATATCGATTCCGGAATCAGGCGAGGGACTGACATCTTCAAAGCCCTTGCTCTGGGAGCCGATCACGTATGGCTTGGCCGGGCTGTAATTTGGGGTTTGGCGCATGATGGTGAAGCGGGAGTTTCCCTCGCCATTAACCTCTTGCTCGATGAGCTTCGCACGACTATGACCTTGGCTGG ATGTGCCAATATTAAACAGATCACAAAGGCCCACCTTGCTCGCAGAGGACTGGACGGTCGCCTTCATAAATTGTAG
- a CDS encoding Hypothetical Protein (Similar to TIGR gene model, INSD accession AAW42910.1) — MKVIVLGASGFIGYPVARAFVQAGHFVWGQTRSESIAASTLSPNEILPIVCDPHSPEGQKKWGELARDADIVVDCIAASGPDNALAAFNTFLSAVKDRPKWGPKPTYIYTAGHWVFSRGAGGLDKWTDERRPALAALNSPTIWRTKVMEPVLSNENVNGIVVAPTCLYGRSGSYFAYYHFDVALAAVEKGEKEFETIMRDDSRLLTIHQDDLADLYVSVGERSPACKGQVFLAANPSPESLKEILDSVVRVTGLKGYKAKEATDSYEKFWVSTLLAKPSLGTALTGWRPKRLPLTDGMDIYWHSYVASKKRTV, encoded by the exons ATGAAAGTCATCGTACTCGGTGCAAGCG GTTTTATTGGCTACCCTGTAGCTCGCGCATTTGTTCAAGCTGGTCACTTTGTCTGGGGACAAACTCGTTCGGAATCCATCGCTGCTAGCACGCTGTCTCCAAACGAAATATTGCCCATTGTATGTGACCCTCACTCTCCTGAGGGCCAGAAGAAATGGGGGGAGCTGGCTAGAGACGCTGATATTG TGGTTGATTGCATTGCTGCTTCCGGCCCTGATAATGCTCTTGCTGCATTCAACACTTTCCTGTCTGCCGTCAAAGATCGACCGAAATGGGGTCCTAAACCGACCTACATCTATACAGCTGGGCACTGGGTCTTCTCCAGAGGTGCAGGCGGCCTGGATAAATGGACAGACGAGCGACGACCTGCGCTGGCCGCGCTCAACAGCCCAACGATTTGGCGCACCAAGGTCATGGAGCCGGTGTTAAGTA ATGAGAATGTCAATGGCATCGTGGTCGCTCCGACATGCCTTTATGGTCGATCCGGCTCCTACTTTGCTTACTACCATTTCGATGTTGCCTTGGCTGCTGTggaaaagggagagaaggagttTGAAACTATAATGAGGGACGATTCCAGGCTTTTGACAATCCACCAAGATGATCTGGCCGACCTTTACGTGAGCGTTGGAGAAAGG TCTCCTGCATGTAAAGGCCAAGTCTTCCTTGCCGCTAATCCTAGTCCCGAGTCTTTGAAAGAGATCCTCGACTCAGTAGTCCGGGTTACCGGTTTGAAAGGATACAAAGCTAAGGAAGCGACTGATT CCTATGAAAAGTTTTGGGTGTCCACTTTGTTAGCAAAACCTTCTCTGGGAACCGCATTGACCGGTTGGCGTCCCAAACGCCTGCCCCTGACAGACGGGATGGATATCTACTGG CACTCGTATGTTGCAAGCAAGAAACGAACCGTGTAG